Sequence from the Lysobacter solisilvae genome:
GGCGTGATCGGCCGCATGTCGCGCGCCGGCCTGCGCGCCTGGCAGGCGGAGCACGGGCTGGAAGTCGCGGGCGTGATCACGCGCGAAACCCTGGCCAGCATGCCGCCTGCGTCCGATGGAGGCCCCGCTGGGCATCGTGTGGCCGGCGCATCCCGCAACAAGCCCAAGGCCGACGGGAGCAACCGGGGCCACACGCCGGCGTGATTCCGGGCAGGCGCAAACCGCGCGCCGCGCCGAGCGTGCCCCTTGCGTCCGGGTTGGGTCCGGACGCCCTGGTTTCACGCAGTCAATGCCGCTGGGACTCCTCGCCCGCCACGCCTTCCCGTCGGGTGGTCAGGCGGCTTTCGACCTCTTCCACGCCCGGCAGCGCCGCGACCTCATCGATCAGCTGGTCGATTTCCGCCACCGCCACGTGCCCGCTGAGCACCACGAAACCGTCCTCGACACCGACCTCCACATCGACGGGCCGATCGACCAGCCGGCCGATCTTCGCGCGTACCCTGGCTTCCAGGCGCTCGTCGTTGTCCAGCTCGGCGCGCGCCTGCGCCCGCGCCTCCAGCGCGGCATCGCGCATCCGGTCCAGGGGGCGCCGCGATCGCGCCGGGGCGAACGTGTCCAGCTCGTCGTCCCCCGCCAGCACATGTTCGTGCGCGAGCCAGCGGCGGCGCCTGCCGGTGACCGGATCGAACAGGTACATGACCAGCGCTCCCGCGCCAAAGGCCACCGCCAGCTTCACCAGGTTACTCATCGGAACTCTCCTCTGGATGGGATGCGCCGTGCATCGACAGGCGCAGATGCTGCCATCGGGGATGGAAAGTGCGCGCGAAGGAGCGGCCATGCCCTGGCGCGGCCAAGTATCGCTGCGGCGCGCGCGATCCCCGTGCACCTGACGCGATCAAGCGCGGATCGTGCGCGGGGAGCGGCTGTATGCGCTCCGGCGCCCGGAAGACCGGGCCTCTCGCCGCTGGCCGTCGCCGCACCGGCGCCTGCGGGACTATGCCTCGGCTTCTTCCGCCGCTTCGCGTCCCTGCTGACGGATCAGGGCTTCCTCGCGCGCATCGTTGATCGCATGGCGGACGCTATCGAGGTCGACGGTGCTTTCGTCGGGTTCGAATTCGCCGGTCAACTCGGTTTCCGGCTGCAGGGCGCCGGCCTGGAACAGGGCCCACATCTCCTCGCCATACCAGGTATCCAGCAGTTCCGGCGCCCAGCGGCCCAGGCTGGCGGTGAGGTTGTTGACGTCGCGCAACAGCATGGCCCGCGCGGCGTTGTTGCCGCCGGCACTGACCACCTGCGGGAAGTCGATCACGATCGGGCCGTCGGGCCCGACCAGGACGTTGTAGGCCGACAGATCGCCGTGGATCAGGCCACAGCACAGCATGCGCACGACCTGCCGCATCAGCACGGAATGGAACTCGAGCGCCTGCGGCGGCGTGAGTTCCACCTCGCCCAGGCGCGGCGCGGAGAATCCTTCGGCATCGGTGACCAGTTCCATCACCAGCACGCCATGAAAATAGCCAAAGGGCTCGGGCACGCGCACGCCGGCCGCGCGCAGCTGGTAGAGCGCATCGACCTCGGTGTTCTTCCAGGCCGCTTCCTGCTGCCGGCGCCCGTACTTGCTGGCCTTGCCGACCGCACGCGCCTCGCGGCTGCCGCGCACCTTGCGGCCTTCCTGGTACTGCACACGCTGCTGGAAGCTGCGCTGGGCCATGTCCTTGTAGACCTTGGCGCAGCGCACTTCGCCACCGCTGCGAACGACATATACCGCCGCTTCCTTGCCGCTCTTGAGCGGACGCAGCACTTCATCGATGACGCCGTCGTCGATCAGCGCCTGCAAGCCTTGGGGGGTCTTCACGGAATCTCGGGAGAGCGGCTGGCGCGGCGAGGCCTGCGCGACCGGGGCGCGCATCTTCGCACCTTCGGCCAGGTGGGGCCATGGGAAGGGGGGCCGTAGCGGTGCCCGGTTCACGATTTGCGGGCTTGAACGCCCCGCTGGCCTGTTAAGCCCGTCGGAGGGAGTTCCCACGGCAGCCCAAGGCGGGTCCGCCTTCCAGGCGCAAACGGGGGCGGTTGCCAAGCGCCCCCGTTCATCCACAGCCATCCGCTCTACTGCATGGCATCCACGATCTCATTGGCCAGCGTCGAGATCCGATGCGTGTGCTTATGCGTGGCGATCGGGCTCTTGCCATCCAGCTTGCGTCCCGTCAGCAGCACCACCACCTTCCTGGCTTCCAGCGCCCGCTGCAGCTCTGTCTTCTTACCGCCGAGCGTACCGATCTTCTGGACCAGGGTACCGAGGGCCTCGATGAACGACCGGGCGTCGTTGCTCAGTCCACTGCCGGGCACGAACCCGATGAGCTGCGTCCCGTAGTTCTTCACCAGGGACGAGAACGAATACGCGCTCTCCTCCTCGGGAAACACATACAGGAAATAGTCCATCCGGACGATGTCGTTCGGACCGGCCACGTCGGTGACCTGGTCGTCGCCGCCGCCGTATTCCGATGGAAGGAACCGCTCGATCGTCATTCCCTCGCGGATGCCGCAGCGGATGAAATGCTTGTCCATCTGCGACATCAGCTGCAGGGTCTCGACCAGCGCGTCCTTGCCTTCGGCCCGGAACACGACGTCCTTGCCGATGAGGTTGTGGTAGCCCGGACGCAGCGGCCCGGTGCGCTGCCTGCCCTTGATGTAGTCGGGACCAAAGCTCATGCCCTTGATCACGGCTGCCTGGTCGATGATGACCCAGCCACATGCGACTTCTGCCATTTTCCTTCTCCTTTGCGCCTCCGGAACGGAGGCGGTTGGTGGTTCAGCGGGACGCCCTGCCCCGCACGCCACGGGCTATGCCACCCCGGCCTCGACGTCCACGGCGCGGGTTTCGCCCGGCCACACGCCATACAGGTCGACATGGCGCACGCCACCGACCCACTGCCCCCGCGGGCTGCTCCATTGCAGGCGCTTGCTCTCGCTGGAGAACACGCCGCGGAACGAGAGGTCGAGGACCAGGTTGCTCGCGTCCAGCGGAATGTCGCCGATGCTCGCCGACAACCCGCCCGACACGGTCGTCTGGTGCGACTTGCGGCCGCGCGGCGTGTCGTACTGCAGGCTGATGTCGACGATGTACGTGCCGCCGTTGGAGTTTCGGATCACCAGCTGGAAGGCGCTGATGTGCGTGATCCAGCGCGGCAGCAGCAGGCGCCCATCGAAAGAGGCGAAGGTGAAGGCCAGCGGCGTCGACCCCGAAGCCAGCACCCCGGCCTCGCTCGGCCACAGATGCTTGTCCACGCTCTTGCTCTCGCTGGTCGAAGTAAACGAGCCCTTGCCGCTGGCTTCGCCCAGCATCTTGTGCACGCCCGAGGCGGTGCCCGTGAGCGAGAAGGTGTTGTCGGCCGCCATCGAGCCCACGTTGAGGCCGCTCTTGGCGAACAGCACGCTGGTGATGACGCCGAAGCCCTGGGCGATGCGACCATCCGAGCCCATGCCCGACTGCGCTGCGCGCTGGACCAGCCAGTCCAGGTTCTGCCCCAGCACGGCGTCCGGGTTGTTGAGGACCGACTCGGCGTCCAGGGCGCACTTGGACACCATCGATCCCTCGCGACCCATCTTCCATTGCACCTGCACGCCCGCCGTCGCTTTGACGCCCGTCTCCGGATCCTCCGCCTCGCCCTTCAGGTCGACTTCCACTTCCGTGCGCGAGACATCACTGGTCATCGCGTTCCAGTCGGAACTGACCTGCGTGCGGATGAAGTTGCCGTCGCTGACGCCGGGGATTTCAGATGAAATCAGCTTGAACAGCCCCGTGGCCGGGTCGAGGATGCCAACCGCACCCGGGGTGATCTCGCTGCTCAACGACCAGTTGCCCCAGTAGGCCTGGTTGGTCTTGCGGATCAATTGTGTGAACTGCGCGTTCCAGTTGATCATGTCCTGCTCCTTGTGGTGGTGGGATCCTGCCGGTGGCTCGAACTCGCGGGGAGGTGCTTGCACTGCTTGCGCCGGGGCGCCCGACACGCGTCGCGCGTGCTCCTGTTCAAACGCTGCAGACGTCGGTCTGTGAAACCGTTGTCGAGGCCAGCGAGCAGGCGTGCGCGCAGCAGCTGCACGCGCTTGCGCGCCAGCGCTTCGCTGATCCCCAGGCGCTGGGCGATCGCGGCATAGGGCAGGTCATCGATGAAGCGCCACGCGAACAGGCGCTGCTGGTCGGGCGCCAGTCGGCGCAGCACGCCATCCACCCGTCCCAGCTGCTCGCGGCGCTCGCTCCACTGTTCGGCGGTGCGATCGCCGCCGGAAGGCGCGGATTCCGCATCCAGTTCAGGATCGGTGGAGGCGTCGAACACGCGGTTGTGGCGCGCGCAACGCCTGACTGTGTCGAGGAACACATGCTTGAGCACGACGAAGAGGAAGACCTCGGGATCGGTCAGCTTCTGTGGCGCCCGACGCATGAACTGCAGGGCCTTGACCGCGGCGCCGGCGAGCAGGTCGTCGGCGCGGTCGCTCCGGCCTTCGGCCAGGCGCTGTGCGCGATGGCGAAGCGCCGGATAGGCCGCGCGCCAGGTGCGTTCGAACAACAGGTCAGCCTGTGCGGTGACGCCCGACCTCCCCTGCTTGCTCGCGGTCGGCTTTTCTGTCGCGGGCGCGCTGGCCGGACCGGCGTCCGAGGGATGCTGCTGCGCAGGGGGTAACACAGACGGGTGCGTAGGAACGTTCAAGGCGACGATTCCTGTCGTACTGCTCCGAAAAACGTTTCCTGCGCGCGCCGATGAAGGCAGGCGCAGAAAGTCCTGGGCTCCACGCCTTCTGCCGGTCCGGCTGGGCGGTCGGGGCTTGTCTTGTTCGAACGTCAAACCCCGACGGGTGTGAATCGCGCTGTCCAAAGGAATGGCGCGCAGGATCGGATCGAAACGCCAGGCGCGGATGCCGTGGCCCCGACCACGCGACAAGGGCGCCGGCTTCGACTTGCAGGTGCCGACCTGCAACAGCGCGCGAACCGGCGGCGGCATCCGAGGCGGGAAAGGCGTCACCACCACGGCCTGGAGCGGGTGCTCGTTGCGTTCTCTCAGGACAGGGGATCAACCGCCATCACCGGTTGCCTCCCGGTGTGGCGCACTGCGGCAGCTTCGCTGTGGGTGCGAGTCCGGCCAACCTGTCACCGGACGCGTATCCTGACGTTTCGCGCCCGAGAGACACTGCCCGTGCCC
This genomic interval carries:
- a CDS encoding peptidoglycan-binding domain-containing protein, which produces MQRVLRDAGLYHGGIDGVIGRMSRAGLRAWQAEHGLEVAGVITRETLASMPPASDGGPAGHRVAGASRNKPKADGSNRGHTPA
- a CDS encoding BON domain-containing protein, giving the protein MSNLVKLAVAFGAGALVMYLFDPVTGRRRRWLAHEHVLAGDDELDTFAPARSRRPLDRMRDAALEARAQARAELDNDERLEARVRAKIGRLVDRPVDVEVGVEDGFVVLSGHVAVAEIDQLIDEVAALPGVEEVESRLTTRREGVAGEESQRH
- a CDS encoding PA4780 family RIO1-like protein kinase, which codes for MKTPQGLQALIDDGVIDEVLRPLKSGKEAAVYVVRSGGEVRCAKVYKDMAQRSFQQRVQYQEGRKVRGSREARAVGKASKYGRRQQEAAWKNTEVDALYQLRAAGVRVPEPFGYFHGVLVMELVTDAEGFSAPRLGEVELTPPQALEFHSVLMRQVVRMLCCGLIHGDLSAYNVLVGPDGPIVIDFPQVVSAGGNNAARAMLLRDVNNLTASLGRWAPELLDTWYGEEMWALFQAGALQPETELTGEFEPDESTVDLDSVRHAINDAREEALIRQQGREAAEEAEA
- a CDS encoding RNA polymerase sigma factor yields the protein MTPFPPRMPPPVRALLQVGTCKSKPAPLSRGRGHGIRAWRFDPILRAIPLDSAIHTRRGLTFEQDKPRPPSRTGRRRGAQDFLRLPSSARAGNVFRSSTTGIVALNVPTHPSVLPPAQQHPSDAGPASAPATEKPTASKQGRSGVTAQADLLFERTWRAAYPALRHRAQRLAEGRSDRADDLLAGAAVKALQFMRRAPQKLTDPEVFLFVVLKHVFLDTVRRCARHNRVFDASTDPELDAESAPSGGDRTAEQWSERREQLGRVDGVLRRLAPDQQRLFAWRFIDDLPYAAIAQRLGISEALARKRVQLLRARLLAGLDNGFTDRRLQRLNRSTRDACRAPRRKQCKHLPASSSHRQDPTTTRSRT